The Opitutaceae bacterium genome window below encodes:
- a CDS encoding helix-turn-helix domain containing protein, with amino-acid sequence MERKHRFVSLAATGRFTFTELCADFHVSRKTGHKWWKRYRREGTEGLRERSRRPQGCSHQTAGQIQGLIVRLRRRHRTWGAEEAAQIVAPRPRHPAAAGMQHHSSDPAASRFECPASRSFLKTGVDLVRAGATVD; translated from the coding sequence ATGGAACGGAAGCATCGGTTTGTCAGTCTCGCGGCCACGGGCCGCTTCACGTTTACGGAATTGTGCGCGGACTTTCACGTCAGCCGGAAGACCGGCCACAAGTGGTGGAAGCGTTACCGTCGGGAAGGCACGGAGGGATTGCGCGAGCGCAGCCGCCGTCCGCAAGGATGCTCCCACCAGACCGCTGGGCAGATCCAGGGGCTGATCGTGCGATTGCGCCGCAGGCACCGGACGTGGGGGGCCGAAGAAGCTGCGCAAATTGTTGCGCCGCGGCCACGGCATCCGGCGGCCGCCGGCATGCAGCACCATAGCAGCGATCCTGCGGCGTCACGGTTTGAGTGTCCCGCGTCACGGAGTTTCCTGAAGACGGGAGTGGATTTGGTCAGGGCGGGAGCGACAGTGGACTGA
- a CDS encoding ATP-dependent Clp protease proteolytic subunit: MLIARKFIEQRKIFLWGAVTDATAKQITESLLYLEAIDPGKDITFYLNSPGGSITAGMAIYDTMKLITSPVTVVVTGMAASMGSILLSAAPKGRRLLYPHSRVLIHQPLISGRFSGPATDINIQAQEMEKLRIELNQILADASGQPLEKINQDTDRDFYLNAKEAIAYGLADRIVDKI; this comes from the coding sequence ATGCTGATCGCTCGGAAATTCATCGAGCAGCGAAAGATTTTCCTTTGGGGTGCCGTGACCGACGCCACGGCCAAGCAGATCACGGAATCGCTCCTGTACCTTGAAGCCATCGACCCGGGCAAGGACATCACGTTCTACCTGAACAGCCCCGGCGGCTCGATCACCGCCGGCATGGCCATCTACGACACGATGAAACTCATCACCTCACCCGTTACGGTTGTCGTAACAGGGATGGCCGCCTCCATGGGATCGATCCTCCTGAGCGCCGCTCCCAAGGGCCGGCGCCTGCTCTATCCGCACTCGCGCGTCCTGATCCACCAGCCGCTGATCAGCGGACGCTTCAGCGGGCCGGCGACCGACATCAATATCCAGGCCCAGGAAATGGAAAAACTGCGCATCGAGCTCAACCAGATCCTCGCCGATGCGTCGGGTCAGCCTTTGGAGAAAATCAATCAGGACACAGATCGCGATTTCTACCTGAACGCGAAGGAGGCGATCGCCTACGGACTCGCCGATCGCATCGTCGACAAGATCTGA
- a CDS encoding HDOD domain-containing protein, whose translation MVSSNPGTQPAAAVTAERIVQETSEIPSAPRVLPRLKDILGDGNSSLSDVVALIRIEPSIAARVLQVSNSAYYSKGGSRCTSVAEGIGRVGFDQVYAMVMHAVTSQILLRPLTTYQLEADDLWKRSVTCGMAGELLADQCGQDRETAYTLGLLHAIGMIAIDSWALVNNPSLAMMAKGFPKEYTQSERALLGFTHADVGGILLKRWDFPADVVSAVRYQYSPPAAGTGASMATLIYAAKWLCESLWSVEGTVLPTPDELWLKRIKLDLARLEKISVELKGRRQELDQLLKIDS comes from the coding sequence ATGGTCTCCAGTAATCCCGGCACCCAACCAGCCGCTGCCGTGACGGCAGAGCGCATCGTTCAGGAAACGAGCGAAATTCCATCCGCACCCCGCGTGCTGCCCAGGCTCAAGGACATCCTTGGCGATGGAAACTCTTCCCTCAGCGACGTGGTGGCGCTGATTCGAATCGAGCCCAGCATTGCGGCGCGCGTGTTGCAGGTGTCCAACAGCGCCTATTACTCCAAGGGCGGCTCCCGGTGCACATCGGTGGCTGAAGGCATTGGGCGCGTGGGTTTCGATCAAGTGTACGCCATGGTGATGCATGCGGTGACCTCGCAGATCCTGCTGCGCCCGTTGACGACCTACCAGCTTGAGGCCGACGATCTCTGGAAACGCTCGGTGACCTGTGGCATGGCCGGTGAACTCCTTGCCGACCAGTGCGGTCAGGATCGTGAGACGGCGTACACCCTGGGGCTGCTCCATGCGATCGGCATGATCGCGATCGACTCATGGGCGCTGGTTAACAATCCGAGCCTGGCGATGATGGCCAAGGGATTTCCGAAGGAGTACACGCAGAGCGAGCGTGCTTTGCTGGGATTCACGCATGCGGATGTCGGCGGAATTTTGCTGAAACGATGGGATTTTCCCGCCGATGTGGTTTCCGCGGTTCGATACCAGTACTCTCCTCCCGCGGCGGGGACCGGCGCGTCGATGGCGACTCTGATCTATGCTGCGAAATGGCTTTGCGAGTCCCTGTGGTCGGTCGAGGGCACGGTGTTGCCGACGCCTGATGAACTGTGGTTGAAGCGGATCAAACTCGATCTCGCGCGTCTGGAAAAAATTTCCGTTGAATTGAAGGGACGCAGACAGGAACTCGATCAGCTCTTGAAAATTGACTCGTAG
- a CDS encoding phosphoadenylyl-sulfate reductase: MNGTLEAPALAEAVEELETAGAEERVRWALREFPDRLVMTTSFGIQSAVMLHLVTRIAPALPVIFIDTGYLFPETYRFAQQLTERLSLNLKTYNPAMTAARQEALFGRQWEMGIDGLKRYHLINKVEPMDRAMRELGATAWLAGLRRTQGSTRERLKVVQTQNRVTKIHPIVDWDNRRVHRYLTEHDLPYHPLWEQGYVSVGDTHSTSRLEPGMTEEQTRFGGLTRECGLHEPGARADFQI, from the coding sequence ATGAACGGCACTCTTGAAGCACCTGCGCTGGCGGAAGCTGTTGAAGAACTTGAAACAGCGGGGGCGGAGGAGCGGGTTCGGTGGGCGCTGCGGGAGTTTCCGGATCGTTTGGTAATGACCACCAGCTTTGGCATCCAGTCGGCGGTGATGCTTCACCTGGTCACGCGGATTGCGCCTGCGCTGCCGGTCATTTTCATCGATACAGGATACCTTTTCCCGGAGACGTACCGGTTTGCCCAACAACTGACGGAAAGGTTGTCGCTCAATCTCAAGACGTACAATCCGGCGATGACTGCGGCGCGACAGGAGGCGCTGTTTGGGCGTCAGTGGGAGATGGGCATCGATGGACTCAAGCGCTACCACCTGATCAACAAGGTCGAGCCGATGGATCGTGCGATGCGCGAACTGGGAGCAACGGCTTGGCTGGCCGGATTGCGGCGCACGCAGGGGTCAACCCGCGAGCGACTCAAGGTCGTGCAGACGCAGAATCGCGTGACGAAGATCCACCCGATCGTCGATTGGGACAACCGGCGCGTGCACCGCTATCTGACCGAACATGACCTGCCGTATCATCCGCTTTGGGAGCAGGGGTATGTTTCCGTGGGCGATACGCACAGCACCTCGCGGTTGGAACCGGGAATGACCGAGGAGCAGACGCGATTCGGAGGCTTGACGAGAGAGTGCGGCCTTCACGAGCCGGGCGCGCGGGCGGACTTTCAAATCTGA
- a CDS encoding glycoside hydrolase family 1, with amino-acid sequence MSPPRTRKISTAWLETPTQGRVELAHDWRARYNPPLVLVGDGAPKWASVSRVADYVFGCESGYFVNRKEEIYFFLRVGDFPEAASSKNVSLYLAGDFNSWAEAIGDPHWEMVRATLAGEAVYIWRGESRRFFADPPVRFKFVTGDAHWLEVPLQAPNAAHDGSGNLNRLVDPDRTGQHLFQFTLEHPLDLSKVWRVGWADEQAESQQVPLMPGAFFFQTQSALPLGVTVEAETSVFRLFAPRAKFVQLCVCDSLAQKDQPMRYDLHQGGDGIWELTLDQDLHGWYYWYNVDGPRDAFGHFDPNHRILDPYAMATVSRDGPGIVLSREWIGKADRGRFRTPAWQDLVIAEAHVRDLVELAPGDGARAHPPGFSELAGWVRSPGFYLDRLGVNCVELQPVQAADAKTHAEYHWGYMTVNFFAPAFGYSTSPETASGVRELQDLIAAFHERGMAVLLDVVFNHVGEPAHLLYVDKLYYFDQNYDGHLANWSGCGNDVRPESAMVRRLVIDSCVHLIQAYGVDGFRFDLAELLGIPLLREVEAALKAVKPDVILIAEPWSYRGHIAAQLRDTGWASWNDGYRDFIREFVRGGGSRGSYEYFLKGSPWHFAHWPAQTVNYTESHDDRVWIDVITENSGFDGSQPTANDRRRTHLMIAVLMMSVGIPMVSQGQDFLRSKRGLTNTYLRGDINALDYRQAWRFSGTHGYFAAWVAFRRGKRGRLLRHFSRVSEGFFQFWFARDSLAAATVYNADFSQGSTRLLFAVNPTAADVSIELGESVLAGAPWSALADTESFHDGDQRCMTQPLERNLFVPALGCGLWVSE; translated from the coding sequence ATGTCACCTCCGCGCACCAGGAAAATCTCCACGGCCTGGCTCGAGACTCCCACGCAGGGCCGGGTTGAACTCGCGCACGACTGGCGGGCCCGCTACAATCCGCCGCTGGTCCTGGTTGGCGACGGGGCGCCCAAATGGGCCTCTGTTTCGCGCGTGGCCGACTATGTCTTCGGTTGCGAGAGCGGGTATTTCGTGAACCGGAAGGAGGAGATCTATTTCTTTCTTCGAGTGGGCGATTTTCCGGAGGCTGCGTCATCGAAGAACGTGTCGCTCTATCTTGCCGGCGATTTCAACAGCTGGGCGGAGGCGATTGGCGATCCGCACTGGGAAATGGTCCGTGCCACGCTTGCAGGCGAGGCGGTCTACATCTGGCGCGGGGAGTCACGGCGCTTTTTTGCCGACCCTCCCGTTCGATTCAAGTTCGTCACCGGCGACGCGCACTGGCTGGAGGTGCCCCTGCAAGCGCCCAACGCCGCCCACGACGGCTCCGGAAACCTGAATCGCCTTGTCGATCCGGACCGAACCGGGCAGCACCTTTTCCAGTTCACCCTCGAACACCCCCTTGACCTGTCGAAAGTCTGGCGGGTCGGCTGGGCGGACGAGCAGGCGGAGTCGCAGCAGGTCCCGCTGATGCCGGGGGCATTCTTTTTTCAAACGCAGTCGGCGCTGCCGCTCGGAGTGACCGTGGAGGCCGAGACGAGCGTGTTTCGTCTTTTTGCCCCGCGTGCAAAGTTCGTGCAGCTGTGCGTGTGTGACTCGCTCGCGCAGAAGGATCAGCCGATGCGTTACGACCTCCATCAGGGAGGCGACGGCATCTGGGAGCTCACGCTCGACCAGGACCTGCATGGCTGGTATTACTGGTATAATGTCGATGGTCCGCGGGACGCCTTCGGACACTTTGATCCCAACCACAGGATCCTGGATCCGTATGCGATGGCGACGGTTTCAAGGGATGGTCCCGGCATCGTGCTTTCGCGGGAATGGATTGGAAAGGCGGATCGCGGACGTTTCCGCACGCCGGCGTGGCAGGATCTGGTCATCGCGGAGGCGCACGTGCGGGATCTGGTCGAACTTGCGCCGGGCGATGGTGCGCGCGCGCATCCGCCGGGGTTTTCGGAGCTTGCGGGCTGGGTGAGGAGCCCGGGCTTCTATCTCGACAGGCTTGGCGTCAACTGCGTGGAACTCCAGCCGGTGCAGGCGGCCGACGCGAAGACCCACGCGGAGTATCACTGGGGCTACATGACGGTGAATTTTTTTGCGCCGGCATTCGGCTATTCGACCTCGCCGGAAACCGCCTCGGGCGTGCGGGAGCTTCAGGACCTGATTGCCGCGTTCCATGAACGCGGCATGGCCGTCCTGCTTGACGTCGTTTTCAATCACGTCGGCGAGCCGGCGCACCTGCTGTACGTCGACAAGCTCTACTACTTCGACCAGAACTATGACGGCCACCTCGCGAACTGGAGCGGGTGCGGAAACGACGTCCGTCCGGAGTCCGCCATGGTCCGGCGGCTCGTCATCGACAGTTGCGTTCACCTGATCCAGGCCTACGGCGTCGATGGGTTCCGCTTCGACCTGGCCGAGCTGCTCGGCATTCCGCTGCTCCGCGAGGTCGAGGCTGCGCTGAAGGCCGTGAAGCCGGATGTCATCCTCATCGCGGAGCCCTGGAGCTATCGCGGGCACATCGCGGCCCAGCTTCGCGACACCGGCTGGGCGTCATGGAATGATGGATACAGGGATTTCATCCGCGAGTTTGTCCGGGGGGGAGGCAGCCGGGGAAGCTACGAGTATTTCCTGAAGGGCTCCCCCTGGCATTTTGCGCACTGGCCGGCGCAGACGGTGAATTACACGGAGTCCCACGACGACCGCGTCTGGATCGATGTCATCACGGAGAACTCCGGCTTCGACGGGTCCCAGCCAACCGCCAATGACAGGCGCCGCACCCACCTCATGATTGCCGTCCTGATGATGTCGGTCGGCATCCCCATGGTGTCGCAAGGCCAGGATTTCCTTCGTTCGAAGCGCGGGTTGACGAACACGTACCTGCGGGGCGACATCAATGCGCTCGACTACCGGCAGGCCTGGCGGTTTTCCGGCACGCACGGCTATTTTGCGGCGTGGGTGGCCTTCCGCCGCGGCAAACGCGGCCGGTTGTTGCGACACTTTTCGCGCGTGAGCGAAGGGTTTTTCCAGTTCTGGTTTGCGCGCGACTCGCTGGCGGCGGCGACCGTGTACAATGCCGATTTCTCCCAGGGATCGACGCGCCTCCTGTTTGCCGTGAATCCAACTGCTGCGGACGTCAGCATCGAGCTCGGCGAATCCGTGCTGGCCGGTGCACCCTGGAGCGCGCTCGCTGACACGGAGAGCTTCCACGACGGCGATCAGCGGTGCATGACCCAGCCTCTCGAGCGAAACCTGTTTGTCCCGGCGCTTGGCTGCGGCCTCTGGGTGAGCGAGTGA